The following proteins are encoded in a genomic region of Micromonospora olivasterospora:
- a CDS encoding lysylphosphatidylglycerol synthase transmembrane domain-containing protein, with product MSVVPGLPASFWRWARTLAGVAVLALLLRQVGGGPFVAGLRLIDGPALAAALGAGLLTTVCAAWRWRLVAGGLGVRLPLGAAVAHYYRAVFLNATLPGGVLGDVDRAVRHGRDAGDLGRGVRAVVWERAAGQLVQGVIAVVVLAAFPSPVRPYLPVAVALLAAGTLGAVLLAWAAPRLGASAWARALRAAVADVRAGLLARRTWCGVLLASAAVVAGHLATFLVAARTAGAAAPLSRLVPLTLLALLAMGIPLNVAGFGPREGVAAWAFGAAGLTAAQGVATATVYGALVLVSSLPGAVVLLARRRPGPVTRPARPERLTA from the coding sequence ATGAGCGTCGTGCCGGGGCTGCCCGCGTCGTTCTGGCGGTGGGCGCGGACGCTCGCCGGGGTGGCCGTGCTGGCCCTGCTGCTGCGGCAGGTGGGCGGCGGCCCGTTCGTCGCCGGGCTGCGCCTGATCGACGGCCCGGCGCTCGCGGCGGCGCTCGGCGCCGGCCTGCTCACCACCGTCTGCGCGGCTTGGCGGTGGCGCCTCGTCGCGGGCGGGCTCGGCGTACGGCTGCCGCTCGGCGCGGCCGTGGCGCACTACTACCGGGCCGTGTTCCTGAACGCGACGCTGCCCGGCGGGGTGCTCGGCGATGTGGACCGCGCGGTCCGCCACGGGCGCGACGCCGGTGACCTCGGCCGGGGCGTGCGGGCGGTGGTGTGGGAGCGCGCCGCCGGCCAGCTGGTCCAGGGGGTGATCGCGGTGGTGGTGCTGGCCGCGTTCCCGTCGCCGGTGCGGCCGTACCTGCCGGTGGCCGTGGCGCTGCTCGCCGCCGGAACGCTCGGCGCGGTGCTGCTGGCTTGGGCGGCGCCGAGGCTCGGCGCGTCGGCCTGGGCACGGGCGCTGCGGGCGGCGGTGGCCGACGTCCGTGCCGGCCTGCTGGCCCGCCGCACCTGGTGCGGGGTGCTGCTGGCCTCCGCCGCGGTGGTCGCCGGCCACCTGGCCACCTTCCTGGTCGCCGCGCGTACGGCGGGGGCGGCCGCGCCGCTGTCCCGACTGGTGCCGCTGACCCTGCTCGCGCTGCTGGCGATGGGCATACCGTTGAACGTGGCCGGGTTCGGGCCGCGCGAGGGGGTGGCGGCCTGGGCGTTCGGGGCTGCGGGCCTCACCGCCGCGCAGGGCGTCGCCACCGCCACGGTGTACGGGGCCCTGGTCCTGGTGTCGAGCCTGCCCGGGGCGGTGGTGCTGCTGGCCCGCCGCCGCCCGGGGCCCGTCACCCGGCCGGCGCGCCCCGAGCGGCTGACCGCCTGA
- a CDS encoding aldo/keto reductase yields MHRGTVTADAAGTWTLGDRTVNRIGLGAMRLTATADGRPTDRDQMIGLLRRAVELGVNHIDTAAFYFSPLRSANELINAALAPYPDDLVIATKVGPGKDPSGQWLPLARPDQLRGQVEENLRQLGRDHLDLVNLRQNGLDSVAEHFGALAELRDAGLIRHLGISNVRPHHLPQARAVAPVVCVQNAYGLGYRAGHDEFVRDCAARGVAYVPFFAIATAGREAGAGGEEDPEVCAVAAAHGVSTAQVRLAWTLHRGPNVLAIPGTGNPEHLVANVAAAALRLTPDDLARLETVHQRGR; encoded by the coding sequence ATGCACAGGGGAACCGTCACCGCGGACGCTGCGGGCACCTGGACGCTGGGCGACCGCACCGTCAACCGGATCGGCCTCGGGGCGATGCGGCTGACCGCGACGGCCGACGGCCGGCCGACCGACCGGGACCAGATGATCGGGCTGCTGCGCCGGGCCGTCGAGCTGGGCGTCAACCACATCGACACGGCGGCCTTCTACTTCTCGCCGCTGCGCTCGGCGAACGAGCTGATCAACGCCGCCCTCGCGCCGTACCCGGACGACCTGGTCATCGCCACCAAGGTCGGGCCGGGCAAGGACCCCTCGGGGCAGTGGCTGCCGCTGGCCCGGCCGGACCAACTGCGTGGGCAGGTCGAGGAGAACCTCCGCCAGCTCGGCCGCGACCACCTCGACCTGGTCAACCTGCGCCAGAACGGCCTGGACTCGGTCGCCGAGCACTTCGGCGCGCTGGCCGAGCTGCGCGACGCCGGGCTGATCCGGCACCTGGGCATCTCCAACGTCCGGCCGCACCACCTGCCGCAGGCGCGGGCCGTCGCCCCGGTGGTGTGCGTGCAGAACGCGTACGGCCTGGGCTACCGGGCCGGCCACGACGAGTTCGTCCGGGACTGCGCGGCGCGGGGCGTGGCGTACGTGCCCTTCTTCGCCATCGCCACCGCCGGCCGGGAGGCCGGCGCGGGCGGCGAGGAGGACCCCGAGGTGTGCGCGGTCGCCGCCGCCCACGGGGTGTCCACCGCGCAGGTGCGGCTCGCCTGGACGCTGCACCGCGGCCCGAACGTGCTGGCCATCCCGGGCACCGGCAACCCGGAGCACCTGGTCGCGAACGTGGCCGCCGCGGCGCTGCGGCTCACCCCGGACGACCTGGCCCGGCTGGAGACCGTCCACCAGCGCGGGCGGTAG
- a CDS encoding RibD family protein translates to MPQDRPYVLLSCAMSIDGYIDDATDQRLLLSNEADLDRVDAVRAGCDAILVGAGTVRLDDPRLVVRSPERQQRRVARGLPPSPTKVTVTATGDLDPAARFFTVGDAERIVYCAPAALEKARHRLAGLATVVEAPPGCTAPAGGVGAGGVASAGPDAGEPVGCAGVLADLAARGVRRLMVEGGAGVHTQFLGAGLVDELHLVVAPFFVGDRRAPRFPGDGRFPWHPGRRAILAEARQIGDVVLLRYALSDRCGSDPGHV, encoded by the coding sequence GTGCCGCAGGACCGGCCGTACGTGCTGCTGTCCTGTGCCATGTCGATCGACGGCTACATCGACGACGCCACGGACCAGCGGCTGCTGCTGTCCAACGAGGCGGACCTGGACCGCGTCGACGCCGTACGGGCGGGGTGCGACGCCATCCTGGTCGGCGCCGGCACCGTCCGCCTCGACGACCCGCGGCTGGTGGTGCGCTCGCCGGAGCGTCAGCAGCGGCGGGTCGCCCGCGGCCTGCCCCCGTCGCCGACGAAGGTCACCGTCACCGCCACCGGCGATCTCGACCCGGCGGCCCGGTTCTTTACCGTCGGCGACGCCGAGCGGATCGTCTACTGCGCGCCGGCGGCGCTGGAGAAGGCCCGGCACCGCCTGGCCGGGCTGGCCACGGTGGTGGAGGCGCCGCCCGGCTGCACGGCGCCGGCGGGCGGCGTCGGGGCCGGTGGCGTCGCGTCGGCCGGCCCCGACGCCGGCGAGCCGGTCGGCTGTGCCGGGGTGCTGGCCGACCTGGCCGCCCGGGGGGTGCGCCGGCTGATGGTCGAGGGCGGCGCGGGCGTGCACACGCAGTTCCTCGGGGCGGGGCTCGTCGACGAGCTGCACCTGGTGGTCGCCCCGTTCTTCGTCGGCGACCGCCGCGCGCCCCGGTTCCCCGGCGACGGCCGGTTCCCGTGGCACCCGGGCCGGCGGGCGATCCTCGCGGAGGCCCGCCAGATCGGCGACGTCGTGCTACTGCGTTACGCCCTCTCCGACCGCTGCGGGAGCGACCCGGGTCACGTGTGA
- a CDS encoding SPFH domain-containing protein → MAVGAVVGLIIVVVLALLLLALSVRMVQQYQRGIVFRFGRVLDRVRQPGLQLIVPVADRMVRVSMQTTVIGVPAQGVITRDNVTLTVDAVVYYRVVDPVKALVNVRDYPAAVLQVAQTALRSVIGKADLDTLLRDRDRINAELKAVIDAPTEKPWGLLIERVEVKDVSLPEGMKRSMSRQAEAERERRARVIAADGEFQASRRLADASRTMADTPGAYQLRLLQTVVDVAAEKNSTLVMPFPVELLRFFDVVARGHRPAEPAAAPGGGPSGTPEREPVAAPTGERADGHRGQPPAR, encoded by the coding sequence ATGGCAGTTGGCGCCGTCGTCGGCCTGATCATCGTCGTCGTGCTCGCGCTGCTCCTGCTGGCGCTGAGCGTCCGGATGGTGCAGCAGTACCAGCGCGGCATCGTCTTCCGCTTCGGACGGGTGCTGGACCGCGTCCGCCAGCCCGGCCTGCAGTTGATCGTGCCGGTCGCCGACCGGATGGTGCGGGTGAGCATGCAGACGACCGTCATCGGCGTGCCCGCGCAGGGCGTCATCACCCGGGACAACGTCACGCTGACCGTCGACGCGGTCGTCTACTACCGGGTGGTCGACCCGGTCAAGGCGCTGGTCAACGTGCGCGACTACCCGGCCGCGGTGCTCCAGGTGGCGCAGACCGCGCTGCGCTCGGTGATCGGCAAGGCGGACCTGGACACCCTGCTCCGCGACCGGGACCGGATCAACGCGGAGCTGAAGGCGGTCATCGACGCTCCGACCGAGAAGCCGTGGGGCCTGCTGATCGAGCGGGTCGAGGTCAAGGACGTGTCGCTGCCGGAGGGGATGAAGCGGTCCATGTCCCGGCAGGCCGAGGCCGAGCGGGAGCGCCGCGCCCGGGTCATCGCTGCCGACGGCGAGTTCCAGGCGTCCCGCCGGCTGGCCGACGCGTCCCGGACGATGGCGGACACTCCGGGGGCGTACCAGCTGCGGCTGCTGCAGACCGTGGTGGACGTGGCGGCGGAGAAGAACAGCACCCTGGTCATGCCCTTCCCGGTCGAGCTGCTGCGCTTCTTCGACGTGGTCGCCCGGGGCCACCGGCCGGCCGAGCCCGCCGCGGCGCCGGGTGGTGGCCCGTCCGGCACGCCCGAGCGGGAGCCGGTCGCCGCACCGACGGGTGAGCGGGCGGACGGCCACCGCGGTCAGCCGCCGGCCCGGTGA
- a CDS encoding zinc-dependent alcohol dehydrogenase: protein MRHEGTTDASRAYAFWLREPGAGEIREATLPAPGPDEVLVRARYSGVSRGTETLVFAGRVPTDQYAAMRAPFQEGDFPAPVKYGYLSVGVVERGPAALRGRTVFCLHPHQTAYVVPADAVVPVPDGVPAARAVLAGTVETAVNALWDAPPLVGDRVSVVGAGMVGACVAALLARFPGVRVELVDADPGRAAVAAALGVDFAPPEEATGGRDLVVHASATSAGLQRALDLLAPEGTVLELSWYGDRPVTLSLGGAFHSGRLTVRSSQVGRVAPARRGSRTYADRLALALELLADPAFDALITGRSPFAELPDVLAALSAGRLPALCHLITYQGE, encoded by the coding sequence GTGCGCCACGAGGGAACGACCGACGCCTCGCGGGCGTACGCGTTCTGGCTGCGCGAGCCCGGGGCGGGGGAGATCCGGGAGGCGACGCTGCCCGCGCCCGGCCCCGACGAGGTGCTCGTCCGCGCCCGGTACTCCGGGGTCAGCCGGGGCACCGAGACGCTGGTCTTCGCCGGCCGGGTCCCCACCGACCAGTACGCCGCCATGCGCGCCCCGTTCCAGGAGGGCGACTTCCCCGCCCCCGTCAAGTACGGCTACCTGAGCGTCGGCGTCGTGGAGCGGGGCCCGGCGGCGCTGCGCGGGCGTACCGTCTTCTGCCTGCACCCGCACCAGACCGCGTACGTGGTGCCGGCCGACGCGGTGGTGCCCGTACCGGACGGGGTGCCGGCGGCCCGCGCGGTGCTCGCCGGCACCGTGGAGACCGCCGTGAACGCCCTGTGGGACGCCCCGCCGCTGGTCGGCGACCGGGTGAGCGTGGTCGGCGCCGGCATGGTCGGCGCCTGCGTCGCGGCGCTGCTCGCCCGCTTCCCCGGGGTGCGGGTCGAACTGGTCGACGCCGACCCCGGCCGGGCGGCCGTGGCCGCGGCGCTCGGCGTCGACTTCGCCCCGCCCGAGGAGGCCACCGGCGGGCGCGACCTCGTGGTGCACGCCAGCGCCACCTCGGCGGGCTTGCAGCGGGCGCTGGACCTGCTCGCCCCCGAGGGCACGGTGCTGGAGCTGAGCTGGTACGGCGACCGCCCCGTCACCCTGTCGCTGGGCGGGGCGTTCCACTCCGGCCGGCTGACCGTGCGCAGCAGCCAGGTCGGCCGGGTCGCCCCGGCCCGCCGGGGCAGCCGCACGTACGCCGACCGGCTCGCGCTGGCCCTGGAACTGCTCGCCGATCCCGCGTTCGACGCGCTGATCACCGGCCGCTCGCCGTTCGCGGAACTGCCGGACGTGCTCGCCGCACTGAGCGCGGGACGCCTGCCGGCGCTGTGCCACCTCATCACCTACCAGGGGGAGTGA
- a CDS encoding magnesium and cobalt transport protein CorA has protein sequence MDQEPTRTRWRRRLPQLLRRALGGRPARAAPPSRPANPDAVVDCAVYADGRRQPGRPHYADAYTQTRHRRSFVWLGLHEPAPAVMADVGRTFGLDAFSVEQAVADGHRPTLQRHGTATLLVLRTAGYVEHAELTGTSEVIDTGDVMVFLGDRFVITVRHGAAGALTPVREGIQGRPAVLAEGPWAVAYAVCARMVDLYLEVAGHVEHDLERVEETVFARDRSADVQQIYQLKREIVEFKRAVLPLQAPLRTLTEPRPDGPPPALRSRFVEVEGQLARAVDRVGAYDDLLNSLLQSRLAQLAVEQNNDMRKIAAWAAIAATQTAVAGIYGMNFAVMPELNWRYGYPAALLVMAAAAFTLHRLFRRSGWL, from the coding sequence GTGGACCAGGAGCCCACGCGTACCCGCTGGCGGCGACGGCTGCCCCAACTGCTGCGACGCGCGCTGGGCGGCCGCCCCGCCCGGGCCGCGCCGCCCAGCCGCCCCGCCAACCCGGACGCCGTGGTCGACTGCGCGGTCTACGCCGACGGGCGCCGCCAGCCCGGACGTCCGCACTACGCCGACGCGTACACGCAGACCCGCCACCGACGGTCCTTCGTCTGGCTCGGCCTGCACGAGCCGGCACCGGCGGTGATGGCCGACGTCGGCCGGACCTTCGGCCTGGACGCGTTCAGCGTCGAGCAGGCCGTCGCCGACGGGCACCGCCCCACCCTGCAACGGCACGGCACGGCGACGCTGCTGGTGCTGCGCACCGCCGGCTACGTCGAGCACGCCGAACTGACGGGCACCTCCGAGGTGATCGACACCGGGGACGTGATGGTGTTCCTCGGCGACCGGTTCGTCATCACCGTCCGGCACGGCGCTGCCGGTGCGTTGACCCCGGTCCGCGAGGGCATCCAGGGCCGCCCGGCGGTACTCGCGGAGGGCCCCTGGGCCGTCGCGTACGCCGTGTGCGCCCGCATGGTCGACCTGTACCTGGAGGTCGCCGGGCACGTCGAGCACGACCTGGAACGCGTGGAGGAGACGGTCTTCGCCCGCGACCGGTCCGCCGATGTCCAGCAGATCTACCAGCTCAAACGGGAAATCGTGGAGTTCAAGCGGGCCGTACTGCCGTTGCAGGCGCCACTGCGCACGCTCACCGAGCCGCGCCCCGACGGCCCACCGCCGGCACTGCGCAGCCGGTTCGTCGAGGTGGAGGGGCAGCTCGCCCGGGCGGTCGACCGTGTCGGCGCGTACGACGACCTGCTCAACTCGCTCCTGCAGTCCCGACTGGCACAGCTGGCCGTCGAGCAGAACAACGACATGCGCAAAATCGCCGCATGGGCGGCGATCGCCGCGACGCAGACCGCCGTCGCCGGGATCTACGGCATGAACTTCGCGGTCATGCCGGAACTGAACTGGCGCTACGGCTACCCGGCCGCGTTGCTGGTGATGGCGGCCGCCGCGTTCACCCTCCACCGCCTCTTCCGCCGCTCCGGCTGGCTCTGA
- a CDS encoding C39 family peptidase, with the protein MRTDLIRKTALTVAGIAATAGGIAGPAIAAHAAPAHKPTQATHTQADRKPAGERELDVRYQAQPNFYYCGPAATRNALSVQGKNIDVDAMAKEMGTTENGTNSINDITPVLNKETGGNVYKSVEIRDTKATDTQTDTLRADIVRTIDNGKAVVANIAGTTTDTDGTTHSFEGGHYISIVGYHDNGHTVTIADSANPDQASYHLTVDNLADWIATRGYSTTS; encoded by the coding sequence ATGCGTACCGACCTGATCCGCAAGACCGCCCTGACCGTTGCCGGCATCGCCGCCACCGCCGGCGGCATCGCCGGACCCGCCATCGCCGCCCACGCCGCACCCGCCCACAAGCCCACCCAGGCCACCCACACCCAGGCCGACCGCAAACCCGCGGGCGAGCGGGAACTCGACGTCCGCTACCAGGCCCAGCCCAACTTCTACTACTGCGGCCCCGCCGCCACCCGCAACGCCCTGTCCGTCCAGGGCAAGAACATCGACGTCGACGCCATGGCCAAGGAAATGGGCACCACCGAGAACGGCACCAACAGCATCAACGACATCACCCCCGTCCTGAACAAGGAAACCGGCGGCAACGTCTACAAATCCGTCGAGATCCGCGACACCAAGGCCACCGACACGCAGACCGACACCCTGCGCGCCGACATCGTCCGCACCATCGACAACGGCAAGGCCGTCGTCGCCAACATCGCCGGCACCACCACCGACACCGACGGCACCACCCACTCCTTCGAAGGCGGCCACTACATCAGCATCGTCGGCTACCACGACAACGGCCACACCGTCACCATCGCCGACTCCGCCAACCCCGACCAAGCCTCCTACCACCTCACCGTCGACAACCTCGCCGACTGGATCGCCACCCGCGGCTACAGCACCACCTCCTGA
- a CDS encoding 6-pyruvoyl trahydropterin synthase family protein, which translates to MFSVTVRDHMMIAHSFRGEVFGPAQRLHGATFVVDATFRRPDLDADGIVVDIGRATDALKEILGELTYRNLDDEPAFAGTNTTTEVLARTVADRLADRVRAGDLGAGASGLTAIAVTLHESHVAWASYERPL; encoded by the coding sequence ATGTTCAGCGTGACCGTCCGCGATCACATGATGATCGCCCACAGCTTCCGGGGCGAGGTCTTCGGGCCGGCGCAGCGCCTGCACGGGGCCACGTTCGTCGTCGACGCCACGTTCCGCCGGCCCGACCTCGACGCCGACGGGATCGTCGTCGACATCGGCCGGGCCACGGACGCGCTGAAGGAGATCCTCGGCGAGCTGACGTACCGCAACCTCGACGACGAGCCGGCGTTCGCCGGGACGAACACCACGACCGAGGTGCTGGCCCGTACGGTCGCCGACCGGCTCGCCGACCGGGTGCGCGCGGGCGACCTGGGTGCGGGGGCGAGCGGGCTGACCGCGATCGCCGTCACCCTGCACGAGTCGCACGTCGCCTGGGCCAGCTACGAGCGCCCCCTGTGA
- a CDS encoding glycosyltransferase family 4 protein, whose translation MGAGGREVHVVLPDDIDDPATPSGGNHYDRRVCGGLAEAGWRVREHPVPGGWPAPTPAARADLAGRLAALPDGAVVLLDGLVASVAPDALAPHAGRLRLVVLVHLPREDAVEARALAAATAVVATSGWARRRLLDRYALPADRVYVATPGVDPAPSAAGTPAGTELLCVAAVAPHKGHDVLLTALAAVADLPWRCVCVGATTRAPDFAEGLRRRAERTGLTGRVRLIGPRTGPGLAAAYAAADLLVLASRGETYGMAVTEALARGVPVLATDVGGLPEALGLAPGGERPGLLVPPDDPAALAAALRRWLGDAGLRERLRRAARARRDTLAGWDATAAALAAALKESTT comes from the coding sequence GTGGGCGCGGGCGGCCGTGAGGTGCACGTGGTGCTGCCCGACGACATCGACGACCCGGCCACCCCCAGCGGCGGCAACCACTACGACCGGCGGGTCTGCGGCGGGCTGGCCGAGGCCGGCTGGCGGGTCCGCGAGCACCCGGTGCCGGGCGGCTGGCCCGCGCCCACCCCGGCGGCGCGGGCGGACCTGGCCGGACGCCTCGCGGCGCTGCCCGACGGCGCGGTGGTGCTGCTGGACGGGCTGGTCGCCTCGGTGGCGCCGGACGCGCTGGCGCCGCACGCCGGCCGGCTCCGCCTCGTCGTGCTGGTGCACCTGCCCCGCGAGGACGCCGTCGAGGCCCGCGCCCTGGCCGCCGCCACCGCCGTCGTGGCCACCAGCGGCTGGGCCCGCCGCCGACTGCTCGACCGGTACGCGCTCCCCGCCGACCGGGTGTACGTGGCCACGCCGGGGGTCGACCCCGCGCCGTCGGCGGCCGGGACGCCCGCCGGCACCGAGCTGCTGTGCGTGGCGGCGGTGGCCCCGCACAAGGGCCACGACGTGCTGCTGACCGCCCTGGCGGCGGTCGCCGACCTGCCCTGGCGCTGCGTGTGCGTCGGCGCGACGACCCGCGCCCCGGACTTCGCCGAGGGGCTGCGCCGGCGGGCCGAGCGGACCGGCCTGACCGGGCGGGTACGGCTGATCGGCCCGCGTACCGGCCCCGGGCTGGCGGCCGCGTACGCCGCCGCCGACCTGCTGGTGCTGGCCTCGCGCGGCGAGACGTACGGGATGGCGGTCACCGAGGCGCTGGCGCGGGGCGTACCCGTGCTGGCCACCGACGTCGGCGGCCTGCCGGAGGCGCTGGGGCTCGCCCCGGGCGGCGAGCGGCCCGGCCTGCTGGTGCCGCCCGACGACCCGGCGGCGCTGGCCGCCGCCCTGCGCCGCTGGCTCGGCGACGCCGGCCTGCGGGAGCGGCTGCGCCGCGCCGCCCGTGCCCGCCGGGACACCCTGGCCGGCTGGGACGCCACCGCGGCGGCCCTCGCCGCCGCGCTGAAGGAGTCGACGACATGA
- a CDS encoding class F sortase translates to MLPGHRAAAAAIALAGVTGLGLLAAGATRTPPRPPRPDAAATTDPTAHRAASPAPPLPRADPTRITIPAIGVRADLVPVAVTGTGELEVPPPDRPTVAGWYRLGVSPGEAGNAVIVGHVDSRDTGPAVFFDLGRLRPGDRIRVARADATEVTFAVDGIGSYPKTAFPADLVYGAGAVPRLRLVTCGGRFDERQGGYLDNVVVFATAIP, encoded by the coding sequence GTGCTCCCAGGCCACCGGGCCGCCGCGGCGGCGATCGCGCTGGCCGGCGTGACCGGGCTCGGACTGCTCGCCGCCGGGGCGACCCGCACACCCCCGCGCCCGCCCCGACCGGACGCCGCGGCGACCACCGACCCGACCGCCCACCGGGCGGCGTCGCCCGCGCCACCCCTGCCCCGGGCGGACCCGACCCGCATCACCATCCCCGCGATCGGCGTACGCGCCGACCTGGTGCCGGTGGCCGTCACCGGCACCGGCGAACTCGAAGTTCCCCCGCCGGACCGGCCGACCGTCGCCGGCTGGTACCGGCTCGGCGTCAGCCCGGGCGAGGCCGGCAACGCCGTCATCGTCGGGCACGTCGACTCCCGCGACACCGGCCCGGCGGTCTTCTTCGACCTCGGCCGGCTCCGGCCCGGCGACCGGATCCGCGTGGCGCGCGCCGACGCGACCGAGGTGACGTTCGCCGTGGACGGCATCGGGTCCTACCCGAAGACAGCCTTCCCCGCCGACCTCGTCTACGGCGCCGGCGCCGTGCCGCGGCTACGCCTGGTCACCTGCGGCGGCCGCTTCGACGAACGCCAGGGCGGCTACCTCGACAACGTCGTCGTCTTCGCCACCGCCATCCCCTGA
- a CDS encoding maleylpyruvate isomerase family mycothiol-dependent enzyme, producing MRRLGYDRLRAEITEQSELLAGHLAGADLTVPVPSCPGWNVGQLGRHLGGGQRWAESIVRTRPQAAPPDDSFRDLTPYAREDPAVLGPWLVEGARELAGALATAGPDAPVWTPLPPGAGDPGSTFWARRFAHETLMHRLDAALALGAAFTVGEELALDALDEWMELGSLPMMLDVHPRQRELLGPGRTVHLHATDAGPGVAAEWLVDLTGDAVAWRPAHERAAVAVRGPLTELLLVVYRRRPVDAGTVEVLGDRGLLDFWLDRVGFG from the coding sequence ATGCGTCGCCTGGGGTACGACCGTCTGCGCGCCGAGATCACCGAGCAGAGCGAGTTGCTGGCCGGCCATCTGGCCGGGGCCGACCTGACCGTGCCCGTGCCCTCGTGCCCGGGGTGGAACGTCGGCCAGTTGGGCCGGCACCTGGGCGGTGGGCAGCGCTGGGCTGAGTCGATCGTGCGGACGCGCCCGCAGGCTGCGCCGCCGGACGACTCCTTCCGTGACCTCACCCCGTACGCGCGGGAGGATCCGGCGGTGCTCGGCCCCTGGCTGGTCGAGGGGGCGCGGGAGTTGGCCGGGGCGCTGGCCACGGCGGGGCCGGACGCGCCGGTGTGGACGCCGCTGCCGCCCGGCGCGGGGGATCCCGGCAGCACGTTCTGGGCGCGGCGGTTCGCCCACGAGACGCTGATGCACCGGCTCGACGCGGCCCTGGCGCTGGGGGCGGCGTTCACCGTCGGCGAGGAGTTGGCGCTGGACGCCCTCGACGAGTGGATGGAGCTGGGGTCGCTGCCGATGATGCTCGACGTGCATCCGCGGCAGCGTGAGCTGCTCGGCCCGGGCCGCACGGTCCACCTGCACGCCACCGACGCGGGGCCGGGCGTGGCGGCGGAGTGGCTGGTCGACCTGACCGGCGACGCCGTCGCCTGGCGTCCGGCGCATGAGCGGGCGGCCGTGGCGGTGCGGGGTCCGCTGACCGAACTGCTGCTGGTGGTCTACCGCCGGCGGCCGGTCGACGCCGGGACGGTGGAGGTGCTGGGCGACCGGGGTCTGCTCGACTTCTGGCTGGACCGGGTCGGGTTCGGCTGA
- a CDS encoding GTP cyclohydrolase II has protein sequence MSRALPSATVRTQVTVPLRFSDGYATTARVFSFHGLSDGGEHLAFGVGDWAAALDRAAAGGPPALVRPHSECLTGDVFGSQRCDCGPQLREAVERIAEPGGLVLYLRQEGRGIGLYAKLDAYALQDSGLDTYEANLALGRGADERDYTVAAQMLLALGADRVALLTNNPDKAEQLRRLGIEVVGRVPTALHLSPANAGYLAAKVSRAAHTIDLSVVP, from the coding sequence ATGTCCCGAGCACTGCCGAGCGCGACCGTCCGGACGCAGGTGACGGTTCCGCTGCGCTTCTCCGACGGCTACGCCACGACCGCCCGGGTGTTCTCGTTCCACGGCCTGTCCGACGGCGGCGAACACCTCGCGTTCGGGGTGGGGGACTGGGCGGCCGCCCTGGACCGGGCCGCCGCCGGCGGGCCGCCCGCGCTGGTCCGCCCGCACAGCGAGTGCCTGACCGGGGACGTGTTCGGCAGCCAGCGGTGCGACTGCGGTCCGCAGCTGCGTGAGGCGGTCGAGCGCATCGCCGAGCCGGGCGGCCTGGTGCTCTACCTGCGGCAGGAGGGCCGGGGCATCGGCCTGTACGCCAAGCTCGACGCGTACGCCCTGCAGGACTCGGGGCTGGACACCTACGAGGCGAACCTGGCCCTCGGCCGTGGCGCCGACGAGCGCGACTACACGGTCGCCGCCCAGATGCTGCTGGCCCTCGGGGCCGACCGGGTGGCCCTGCTCACCAACAACCCGGACAAGGCCGAGCAGCTGCGCCGGCTCGGGATCGAGGTGGTCGGACGGGTGCCCACGGCGCTGCACCTGTCCCCGGCGAACGCCGGCTACCTGGCGGCCAAGGTCAGCCGGGCAGCCCACACCATCGACCTCTCCGTCGTCCCGTGA
- a CDS encoding TauD/TfdA family dioxygenase, translating into MLGMDLRAGDMQLLNNHVVVHVRTAYSDHPEPERRRDLIRLWLDTDRDPAAAS; encoded by the coding sequence GTGCTCGGCATGGACCTGCGGGCCGGGGACATGCAGCTGCTCAACAACCACGTCGTGGTGCACGTGCGCACCGCCTACTCCGACCATCCGGAGCCGGAGCGTCGCCGCGACCTGATCCGGCTGTGGCTGGACACGGACCGGGACCCGGCGGCGGCGAGCTGA
- a CDS encoding YchJ family protein has translation MAKRHSRGGADAATRACPCGAGQPYAQCCGRLHRGEADAATAEALMRSRFSAFAVGDTAYLLRSWHSGTRPESLRLDPDHRWTRLEILGTDRGGLFDTAGSVAFRAHYRQGGRPGTLTEHSRFVRESGRWVYLDALPD, from the coding sequence ATGGCGAAACGACACAGCCGCGGCGGCGCGGACGCGGCGACCCGCGCCTGCCCGTGCGGCGCCGGCCAGCCGTACGCCCAGTGCTGCGGCCGGCTGCACCGCGGCGAGGCGGACGCGGCCACGGCGGAGGCGCTGATGCGGTCCCGGTTCAGCGCGTTCGCCGTCGGCGACACGGCGTACCTGCTGCGCAGCTGGCACTCCGGCACCCGACCGGAGTCGCTGCGCCTCGACCCCGACCACCGGTGGACGCGACTGGAGATCCTCGGCACCGACCGGGGCGGCCTGTTCGACACCGCCGGCAGCGTCGCGTTCCGGGCCCACTACCGCCAGGGCGGCCGGCCGGGAACGCTCACCGAACACAGCCGATTCGTCCGCGAGAGCGGGCGCTGGGTCTACCTGGACGCCCTGCCGGACTGA